In the genome of Nerophis lumbriciformis linkage group LG32, RoL_Nlum_v2.1, whole genome shotgun sequence, one region contains:
- the LOC133574912 gene encoding transmembrane protein 100-like encodes MAHLFLATKMVPPEDGAIKIPTMFSYVKLGGDKPRKDHAVVTTTSVPHVNEAQLSAATGGAEMSCYRCTVPFGVVVLIAGVVVTAVAYTFNSHGSTISVLGLVLLAAGLGLLASSAVCWRVRLGRKRDRRRESRAALVVGPGYCEA; translated from the coding sequence ATGGCCCACCTCTTCCTGGCCACCAAGATGGTCCCGCCCGAAGACGGCGCCATTAAGATCCCCACCATGTTCTCCTACGTGAAGCTGGGCGGCGACAAGCCCAGGAAAGACCACGCCGTCGTCACGACAACCTCGGTGCCGCACGTCAACGAGGCCCAACTGAGCGCTGCCACGGGCGGCGCCGAGATGTCCTGCTACCGCTGCACGGTGCCATTCGGCGTGGTGGTGCTCATCGCCGGCGTGGTGGTGACGGCGGTGGCGTACACCTTCAACTCGCACGGCTCCACCATCTCCGTGCTGGGTCTGGTGCTGCTGGCGGCCGGGCTGGGCCTGCTGGCGTCCAGCGCCGTCTGCTGGAGGGTCCGACTGGGCAGGAAGCGGGACCGGAGGAGGGAGAGCCGAGCTGCCCTTGTGGTCGGTCCGGGGTACTGCGAGGCATGA